From Vanrija pseudolonga chromosome 1, complete sequence, a single genomic window includes:
- the TAH18 gene encoding NADPH-dependent diflavin oxidoreductase 1 has product MTAPIREDADHVHHGDHVDYADELAPQHVVILYASETGNAQDVAERTARAFRAQHREAVLLSMAEYDIADLPHEALLILITSTHGRGDPPPAMRGLWEKMIRAGLPGDILEDVHYSIFGLGDTSYERFCYAGKMLARRMDSLGAHALTEPGWGDERAPDGLEQDFLPWLERTVAAFLPYLPGPSTPPLPNTALPPPIYGFEDPSDSDVDLSRLAISDKAAVEPFAPEGWLKATIRRNKRVTKDDWWQDVREVDLELQGRVANYPPGSVCSLHPRCSDEEVDEFLEMNGLVEEADKVVVIKSNLPEQDIPPHLPSGPTTLRTLLTHHLDLRQPPRKSMFEWLRRLSADEREQERLDEFLDDPDEIHDYASRPKRTIVETLADFRETKIPLSHVLEVLAPLRRRQFSIASSFEAHPGHVQLLVAMVEYKTNLSIPRRGLCSSWLQSLPEDTTIALEILPPTLFLPKPDVPVILVGPGTGVAPMRAFLEDRVRDGAAKDTALYFGCRSLSSDYYYASEWDEHRATGARVRVAPSRDRPNKVYVQHLLREDAALINEWIVKRGGYVFISGSSNAMPREVREALAWCISTDGAGSLEPEAATEYIAEMFDSGRGGEESW; this is encoded by the exons ATGACCGCGCCGATacgcgaggacgccgaccaCGTGCACCACGGCGACCATGTCGactacgccgacgagctggcccCGCAGCACGTCGTGATCCTGTATGCGTCCGAGACGGGCAACGCGCAGGACGTGGCcgagcgcacggcgcgcgccttcCGCGCGCAGCACCGCGAGGCCGTCCTCCTCAGCATGGCCGAGTACGACATTGCCGACCTGCCGCACGAGGCGCTGCTCATCCTCATCACGTCGACGCATGGCCGCGGAGACCCGCCGCCTGCGATGAGGGGGTTGTGGGAGAAGATGATCCGCGCGGGGTTGCCGGGGGACATTTtggagg ACGTCCACTACTCAATctttggcctcggcgacacgtCATACGAGCGATTCTGTTACGCTGGCAAGATGCTCGCACGACGGATggactcgctcggcgcgcatgCCCTCACCGAGCCAGGAtggggcgacgagcgggctcCGGATGG CCTGGAGCAGGACTTCCTCCCGTGGCTTGAACGCACTGTCGCTGCCTTCCTCCCATATCTCCCAggcccgtcgacgccgccgctgccgaacACGGccctcccaccacccatcTATGGCTTCGAGGACCCGTCGGACTCCGATGTCGACCTCTCACGCCTGGCAATCAGCGACAAGGCTGCCGTCGAGCCGTTCGCTCCCGAGGGCTGGCTCAAGGCCACGATCAGGAGGAACAAGCGTGTCACAAAGGACGACTGGTGGCAGGATGTGCGCGAGGTGGATCTCGAGCTGCAGGGCAGGGTCGC CAACTACCCCCCAGGCTCTGTGTGCTCGCTGCATCCCCGGTgtagcgacgaggaggtggacgagtTCCTCGAGATGaacggcctcgtcgaggaggccgacaaggtcgtgGTGATCAAGTCGAACCTTCCAG AGCAGGATATCCCCCCGCACCTCCCATCAGGCCCGACGACGCTTCGCACCCTCCTAacgcaccacctcgacctgcGCCAGCCACCCAGGAAGAGCATGTTCGAGTGGCTACGCCGCCTGAGCGctgacgagcgcgagcaggagcgcctcgacgagttcctcgacgacccg GACGAGATCCATGACTATGCTTCGCGCCCCAAGCGCACCAtcgtcgagacgctcgccgactTCCGCGAGACCAAGATCCCCCTGTCGCATgtgctcgaggtgctcgcccCATTGCGGAGGCGGCAGTTCTCGATCGCCAGCTCGTTCGAG gcCCACCCAGGCCATgtgcagctcctcgtcgctatGGTCGAGTACAAGACCAACCTCTCGATcccgcgccgaggcctcTGCTCCTCGTGGTTGCAGTCGCTTCCAGAGG ACACGACCATTGCGCTCGAGATCCTTCCCCCGACGCTATTCCTGCCCAAACCCGACGTGCCTGTCATCCTCGTTGGCCCCGGAACGGGGGTGGCGCCCATGCGCGCGTTCCTCGAGGACCGCGTGCGTGACGGGGCCGCGAAAG ACACTGCGCTCTACTTTGGCTGCAGGAGCCTCAGCAGCGACTACTATTACGCGTCCGAGTGGGACGAGCACCGTGCCACTGGGGCTCgggtgcgcgtcgcgccaTCCCGTGATAGGCCAAACAAGGTCTACGTGCAGCacctgctgcgcgaggacgcTGCGCTCATCAACGAGTGGATTGTCAAGCGCGGCGGCTACGTCTTTATTTCAGG CTCGTCTAATGCAATGCCCCGCGAGGTCCGTGAAGCACTGGCATGG